In a single window of the Hoyosella subflava DQS3-9A1 genome:
- a CDS encoding winged helix-turn-helix transcriptional regulator, whose product MPDDGYGQFCPVAKAAEVIDQRWTVLVLRELVAGSSRFNDIHRGVPRMSRTLLARRLRQLAAGGIVARKEGADGPEYKLTEAGSQFRSIIDALGHWGIRWIDSLADADFDPAFLLWDMHRKVDTSALPDRRIVLEINFHDIPGELRNWWLVLQQSQVDVCQHDPGFGTDVTLKTGIRDFIRVWRGEVAWADAVCAGELEVVGPRALRRAVPDWFRDRPFLSSARSAR is encoded by the coding sequence ATGCCAGACGACGGATACGGCCAGTTCTGTCCGGTAGCAAAAGCAGCCGAGGTGATCGATCAGCGGTGGACTGTGCTTGTTCTTCGCGAGTTGGTTGCCGGTAGTTCCAGGTTCAATGACATCCATCGCGGGGTACCTCGAATGTCTCGGACGCTGCTGGCTAGACGGCTCCGCCAACTCGCAGCTGGTGGAATAGTGGCCAGGAAAGAGGGTGCGGACGGGCCCGAATATAAACTGACGGAAGCCGGCAGTCAGTTCCGCTCAATCATCGATGCACTCGGCCATTGGGGAATCCGCTGGATAGATTCACTTGCCGACGCGGACTTCGACCCCGCTTTTCTGCTTTGGGATATGCACCGCAAAGTCGACACCAGCGCATTACCAGACCGCCGAATAGTGCTCGAAATCAATTTTCACGACATCCCCGGCGAGCTACGCAACTGGTGGCTCGTGCTGCAGCAGTCCCAAGTTGACGTATGTCAGCACGATCCTGGTTTTGGTACTGACGTGACCTTGAAAACCGGGATACGGGACTTTATCCGCGTCTGGCGCGGCGAAGTAGCCTGGGCTGACGCCGTGTGTGCAGGAGAGCTCGAGGTAGTAGGCCCGAGAGCGCTACGGCGGGCCGTGCCTGATTGGTTCCGCGACCGGCCGTTCTTATCCTCCGCCCGTTCGGCGCGTTAA
- the acs gene encoding acetate--CoA ligase, whose protein sequence is MPTEATEKPGKAEKALHSTYPPSAEFVAQANGGPDLYGEADKDRDAFWAQQAQRLHWHKPFTEVLDWSDAPVAKWFADGKLNVAYNCVDRHVEDGYGDQVAIHWEGEPGDTRTLTYSDLLSLVSKAANYLTEIGLQPGDRVAIYMPMVPEAIASMLACARLGLTHSVVFAGFSASALRSRIDDAEAKLVITTDGQFRRGKPAPLKASVDDAIGGESPAPSVQNVLVVRRTGEEIPWQEGRDVWWHDTVERASDKHEAEAFDAEHPLFLLYTSGTTGKPKGILHTSGGYLTQASYTHNYVFDHKPGKDVYWCTADIGWVTGHTYIVYGPLSNRATQVVYEGTPNSPNEHRHFEVIEKYGVSIYYTAPTLIRTFMKWGREIPDAHDLTSLRLLGTVGEPINPEAWRWYHEVFGAGRCPIVDTWWQTETGAIMISPLPGVTDCKPGSAMAPLPGISMQIVDDDAKPVKLGETEANGYLVIDKPWPAMLRGIWGDMQRFKDTYWSRFAEQGYYFAGDGAKLDEDGAVWVLGRVDDVMNISGHRISTAEVESALVGHAAVAESAVIGATDATTGQAIVAFVILRQGVENTGDALVADLRAAVAQDIGPIAKPRDIYIVPELPKTRSGKIMRRLLRDVAEGRQLGDTSTLVDPAVVESLRGQ, encoded by the coding sequence ATGCCTACGGAAGCGACAGAGAAGCCAGGAAAGGCAGAAAAGGCTCTGCATTCGACGTACCCGCCCAGTGCAGAGTTCGTCGCGCAAGCTAATGGAGGCCCCGATCTCTATGGCGAGGCGGACAAGGACCGAGACGCATTCTGGGCCCAGCAGGCACAGCGGCTTCATTGGCACAAACCATTTACCGAAGTCCTCGACTGGTCAGATGCGCCAGTGGCGAAGTGGTTCGCTGACGGCAAGCTCAACGTCGCCTATAACTGCGTCGACCGGCATGTGGAAGACGGCTACGGTGACCAGGTCGCGATCCATTGGGAGGGTGAGCCGGGCGACACCCGCACACTCACCTACAGCGACTTGCTCAGCCTGGTATCGAAGGCGGCAAATTACCTGACCGAGATCGGCCTGCAGCCTGGCGACCGCGTCGCGATTTACATGCCGATGGTTCCTGAAGCGATCGCTTCGATGCTCGCCTGTGCGCGCCTCGGCCTCACCCACTCAGTAGTATTCGCAGGCTTCTCGGCCAGTGCGCTGCGCTCTCGCATCGACGACGCCGAGGCGAAGCTCGTCATCACCACGGACGGGCAGTTTCGCCGAGGCAAACCTGCTCCGCTGAAGGCATCCGTGGACGACGCGATCGGTGGGGAGTCCCCGGCGCCGTCCGTGCAGAATGTTCTTGTCGTACGGCGCACTGGTGAGGAAATCCCGTGGCAAGAGGGTCGCGACGTATGGTGGCACGACACCGTCGAGCGTGCCTCCGACAAACATGAAGCCGAGGCGTTTGACGCGGAGCACCCGCTTTTCTTGCTCTACACGTCGGGTACCACAGGCAAGCCGAAGGGGATCCTCCACACAAGCGGCGGCTACCTCACCCAAGCGTCCTACACGCACAACTACGTTTTCGACCATAAGCCTGGCAAGGACGTCTACTGGTGCACGGCTGACATCGGCTGGGTAACCGGCCACACCTACATCGTCTACGGGCCATTATCCAACCGCGCTACCCAGGTGGTGTACGAGGGGACACCAAACTCCCCGAACGAGCATCGCCATTTCGAGGTCATCGAAAAGTACGGCGTCAGCATCTACTACACCGCACCGACGCTCATCCGGACCTTCATGAAGTGGGGCCGTGAGATTCCAGATGCTCACGACCTGACGTCGTTGCGCCTGCTCGGCACAGTAGGCGAGCCGATCAACCCTGAGGCGTGGCGCTGGTACCACGAGGTATTCGGCGCTGGCCGGTGCCCGATCGTGGACACCTGGTGGCAGACTGAGACTGGCGCGATCATGATTTCTCCGCTTCCCGGCGTGACCGATTGCAAGCCTGGTTCCGCAATGGCGCCACTCCCTGGTATCTCGATGCAGATCGTCGACGATGACGCGAAGCCTGTGAAGCTCGGCGAAACCGAGGCGAATGGCTACCTTGTCATCGATAAGCCCTGGCCGGCGATGCTGCGCGGCATCTGGGGTGACATGCAGCGCTTCAAAGACACCTACTGGTCGCGTTTCGCTGAGCAGGGCTACTATTTCGCAGGCGACGGCGCGAAACTCGATGAAGACGGCGCCGTGTGGGTTCTCGGCCGGGTGGATGACGTCATGAATATCTCGGGCCACCGCATCTCCACCGCAGAAGTCGAGTCGGCACTGGTTGGGCACGCAGCCGTTGCAGAGTCGGCCGTCATCGGCGCTACCGACGCGACCACGGGACAAGCGATCGTCGCGTTCGTCATCCTGCGCCAGGGCGTCGAGAACACCGGCGACGCACTCGTCGCCGATCTCCGTGCAGCAGTCGCACAGGACATCGGCCCCATTGCAAAGCCCCGCGACATCTACATTGTTCCTGAGCTCCCGAAGACTCGAAGCGGCAAAATCATGCGCCGCCTGCTCCGCGACGTCGCAGAGGGACGCCAGCTCGGCGACACCTCCACGCTGGTCGATCCCGCGGTTGTGGAGTCACTGCGGGGACAGTAG
- a CDS encoding Fic family protein, with protein MTDPLAPILDLPGVLDSANKARDVLTQAHRHPANRREWAKSATEASVRAARASSALDGGKTELDPSGQFEDPILAGAFRVSQSLDGEGLANMARVWQRAPLQALARLHMLAAADLIEDEQQLGRPRPVEGIGARLDLLAQLVTGGSRAPAPVTAAVVHGEILTLRPFGTADGVVARAASRLVAVTSGLDPHNLGVPEATWLKKLSAYRSAAESFGQGTPDGVGNWVIFCCGALEAGGREAIAIADAAAAQSG; from the coding sequence GTGACTGACCCATTAGCACCGATTCTCGATCTGCCGGGAGTGCTCGACTCTGCCAACAAAGCCAGGGATGTCCTCACGCAGGCGCACCGACATCCCGCTAATCGGCGTGAGTGGGCGAAGTCCGCAACAGAAGCGTCTGTGCGGGCCGCGCGTGCCTCCTCGGCACTTGATGGCGGCAAGACAGAACTTGACCCTTCGGGTCAGTTTGAGGACCCAATACTTGCGGGGGCGTTCCGCGTTTCCCAGTCTCTCGACGGGGAAGGGCTGGCGAATATGGCACGCGTGTGGCAGCGTGCGCCGCTGCAAGCTCTCGCGCGCCTGCACATGCTGGCTGCTGCCGACCTCATTGAGGATGAACAGCAGCTGGGCAGGCCGAGGCCAGTTGAGGGCATCGGTGCGCGGCTTGATCTTTTGGCTCAACTCGTGACGGGAGGGTCACGCGCGCCGGCTCCCGTCACCGCAGCTGTTGTGCACGGCGAAATTCTGACCCTGCGGCCCTTCGGCACGGCTGACGGCGTCGTGGCACGTGCCGCTTCGCGCCTCGTAGCCGTGACGAGTGGGCTGGATCCGCACAATCTCGGTGTGCCTGAAGCCACCTGGCTGAAGAAGCTCTCCGCGTATCGCAGTGCTGCGGAGTCCTTCGGGCAGGGCACGCCTGATGGGGTGGGAAACTGGGTCATTTTCTGTTGCGGCGCATTAGAGGCTGGCGGTCGAGAAGCGATCGCAATTGCTGATGCGGCTGCCGCGCAATCAGGCTAA
- a CDS encoding HAD-IB family hydrolase — translation MFPHSTSDFFRIRSRRWIELSAGPILQILPSRTILGCVNHGRASTGTQQRPAAFFDLDKTVIARSSTLAFSKPFFEEGLINRRAVLKSSYAQFLFLLSGADHEQTDRLRSHITTMCEGWDVAQVESIVQETLHDIVTPYVFAEAAALISDHIARGHDVVVVSASGTEIVKPIAEALGAKHALASRMAVRDGRYTGELEFFCHGPGKAQAIRELAEQEGYDLRVSHAYSNSASDLPMLETVGHPAAVNPDRQLRREAAAQGWPVLTFSDPISLRAQLPAPSTKAVATTAAIGLSAVVAAGAAAFSYFRRRN, via the coding sequence ATGTTTCCGCATTCAACATCTGACTTTTTCAGGATTCGATCGCGCCGATGGATCGAACTCTCCGCTGGCCCGATCCTTCAGATTCTACCTTCGAGAACTATCCTGGGTTGCGTGAATCACGGTCGCGCCAGTACAGGAACCCAGCAGCGCCCCGCTGCTTTCTTCGATTTGGACAAGACCGTCATCGCGCGGTCATCAACACTTGCATTCAGCAAGCCATTCTTCGAGGAAGGCTTGATCAACCGCCGTGCTGTCCTCAAAAGCAGCTATGCGCAGTTCTTATTCCTACTTTCGGGCGCCGATCATGAACAAACTGATCGTTTGCGATCACACATCACGACAATGTGTGAGGGCTGGGATGTTGCGCAAGTTGAATCGATCGTTCAAGAAACACTGCACGACATCGTCACTCCGTACGTATTCGCCGAGGCGGCCGCACTGATATCGGATCACATTGCCCGCGGCCACGATGTTGTGGTCGTGTCGGCGTCGGGCACGGAGATCGTCAAGCCAATTGCTGAAGCGCTCGGCGCGAAACATGCGCTAGCCAGCCGGATGGCGGTCCGTGATGGCCGCTACACCGGTGAGCTGGAGTTCTTCTGTCACGGCCCCGGAAAAGCCCAAGCTATCCGGGAACTCGCCGAACAAGAAGGCTACGACTTGCGCGTGTCGCATGCGTACTCCAACTCCGCGTCTGACCTGCCGATGCTCGAAACCGTAGGGCATCCGGCGGCTGTGAACCCTGACCGCCAGCTTCGTCGCGAAGCCGCGGCCCAGGGCTGGCCGGTTCTAACCTTCTCCGACCCGATTTCCCTGCGAGCGCAACTACCTGCACCCTCCACGAAAGCAGTAGCGACTACGGCGGCAATCGGCCTTAGCGCTGTAGTCGCCGCTGGTGCAGCGGCATTTAGTTACTTTCGGCGCCGAAACTAA
- the ssd gene encoding septum site-determining protein Ssd codes for MRINEATLVWLGGTAVATEVRRIAAAAECPIEEVHAAITDASEQMTDVPSLVRRRWLSAPAVILDPQTASACSLSSLPRREGIILVHSGAGEDLAAQWREFIGLGIRDVCALPGAESQLITMLSERLMSGTAAGRVIAVAGACGGAGATVLSAALTLASSAAQPRRSLLVDTDSEGPGIDLILGLESAGGLRWPDLTNLTGRVSAEALWAALPAVDGIAVLAHSRDARTGPQRKSPEAGVLRAVIESTRSAGALCVVDVAALPSAEGELLCEIADLIVLVVPAQLRACASARVRSVHLRDRRCGLVVRGPSPGGLTGRDVARAVGLDLITTMRAEAGLDARLERGGLHLPRSSPLRSAAMQVMEAAEVAAA; via the coding sequence ATGCGCATAAACGAAGCGACGCTGGTGTGGTTGGGTGGTACCGCGGTCGCGACTGAGGTGCGGCGGATCGCCGCTGCCGCCGAGTGCCCTATCGAGGAAGTGCACGCCGCAATCACGGACGCGTCTGAACAAATGACTGATGTGCCAAGTCTGGTACGCAGGCGATGGCTGAGCGCACCTGCCGTCATCCTCGATCCACAGACCGCGTCCGCATGCTCATTGAGTTCACTCCCGCGCCGCGAGGGCATCATTCTTGTGCACTCTGGTGCTGGCGAGGATCTGGCGGCCCAGTGGCGGGAGTTCATCGGTCTCGGGATCCGTGACGTGTGTGCGCTGCCGGGGGCTGAGTCTCAACTCATCACAATGCTGAGCGAAAGGCTGATGTCAGGCACCGCCGCTGGGCGTGTCATCGCAGTTGCGGGGGCGTGCGGCGGTGCTGGAGCAACAGTGCTATCAGCAGCGCTGACGCTGGCAAGTTCGGCGGCGCAGCCGCGTCGTTCGCTGCTGGTCGATACCGACTCTGAGGGTCCGGGGATCGACCTGATATTGGGTCTCGAATCGGCCGGGGGGCTGCGCTGGCCTGACCTCACGAATCTCACTGGGCGTGTCTCCGCAGAAGCGTTGTGGGCGGCGTTGCCAGCAGTCGACGGCATTGCGGTGCTCGCGCACTCGCGCGACGCGCGCACCGGCCCGCAACGGAAATCCCCAGAGGCCGGCGTACTTCGTGCGGTCATTGAGTCCACGAGGTCCGCCGGAGCGCTCTGCGTCGTTGATGTGGCCGCCCTGCCGAGCGCGGAAGGTGAGCTGCTGTGCGAGATAGCGGATCTCATTGTCCTGGTGGTGCCCGCTCAGTTGCGCGCTTGTGCGTCAGCCAGAGTGAGATCGGTCCACTTGCGTGACCGGCGTTGTGGACTCGTGGTGCGGGGGCCTTCACCGGGCGGGCTGACTGGGCGCGATGTTGCGCGAGCTGTCGGGCTTGACCTGATAACGACGATGCGCGCGGAGGCCGGTTTGGACGCACGTCTCGAACGGGGCGGTCTCCACCTGCCGCGAAGTTCACCACTGCGCAGCGCCGCGATGCAAGTTATGGAAGCGGCAGAAGTGGCAGCCGCATGA
- a CDS encoding TadA family conjugal transfer-associated ATPase, with protein MTQDFLDRVRARLADTADALTPAVIAAAVRAESSGVLGDADVLSALRVLHTEMDGAGILDPLLENPQVTDVLVLGDGSAWVDAGQGVERASVRLSDAGAVRRLAQRLALRAGRRLDDAQPWVDGWLQDLGGHGSGVRLHAVLPPIAVDGPCISLRVLRPASHTLGDLASQGSVPTAVLPLLERIVEARLSFLVTGGTGTGKTTLLAALLGRVPHTERIVCVEDAAELAPQHPHLIRLAARAANVEGAGAVELRELVRQALRMRPDRIVVGEVRGAEVIDLLASLNTGHDGSAGTVHANSPKELPARLEALASLGGINSAALHSQLAAALRLVLHVARDRRGTRKLCEIGVLSKTSTGNVEAVTCWSYADGRGPAWGELDGLLRTRGGGS; from the coding sequence CTGACGCAAGATTTCCTGGACCGTGTTCGAGCGCGGCTTGCTGACACAGCCGACGCGCTGACCCCAGCCGTTATTGCAGCGGCGGTGCGCGCGGAATCGAGTGGCGTACTCGGTGACGCCGACGTTCTGTCTGCTCTTCGCGTCCTGCACACAGAGATGGACGGCGCCGGGATTCTCGATCCCTTACTGGAAAACCCCCAGGTGACCGACGTGCTGGTGCTAGGCGACGGCAGCGCGTGGGTGGATGCGGGCCAAGGGGTTGAACGAGCCAGCGTCCGGTTGTCAGACGCCGGCGCGGTTCGCCGTTTGGCTCAGCGACTTGCGCTGCGGGCCGGGCGCCGACTTGATGACGCGCAGCCCTGGGTCGATGGATGGCTGCAAGATCTGGGCGGGCACGGGTCAGGTGTGCGCCTGCACGCGGTGCTGCCTCCGATAGCCGTGGACGGGCCCTGCATATCTCTGCGAGTGCTACGGCCCGCCTCTCACACCCTAGGTGATCTCGCGTCACAAGGATCGGTGCCAACAGCTGTTCTGCCTCTGCTCGAACGGATCGTTGAGGCACGCCTTTCGTTTCTCGTGACAGGCGGAACGGGCACAGGCAAGACGACGCTGCTCGCCGCGCTTCTCGGAAGGGTGCCGCACACAGAACGCATCGTGTGCGTCGAAGACGCGGCTGAGCTCGCGCCCCAGCACCCGCACCTGATCAGGCTCGCTGCTCGGGCCGCGAATGTTGAGGGCGCAGGTGCGGTGGAACTCCGCGAACTTGTCCGGCAGGCACTCCGAATGCGCCCGGACCGCATCGTCGTAGGCGAAGTCCGCGGCGCTGAGGTGATCGACTTGCTGGCGTCGTTGAACACCGGCCACGACGGCAGCGCTGGCACGGTGCACGCAAATTCGCCGAAAGAACTGCCTGCGAGACTCGAAGCGCTCGCATCCTTGGGCGGAATCAATTCGGCTGCCCTCCACAGTCAGTTGGCTGCGGCGCTGCGACTAGTCCTGCATGTCGCGCGCGATCGTCGCGGTACGCGGAAGCTCTGCGAGATAGGCGTTCTTTCGAAGACGTCCACGGGCAATGTCGAGGCAGTGACATGCTGGTCGTATGCGGATGGGCGCGGCCCTGCGTGGGGCGAGCTGGACGGGCTCTTGCGTACGCGGGGAGGCGGCTCATGA
- a CDS encoding type II secretion system F family protein has protein sequence MSAVACGLLGAALLAAPSPQRRRRVRKVLGRCASAGRYRMPAWALATLLAVGAVIVSGVILGLAGPAPVFALFAVCGVAVKRTQRGMAERAHRADIGRTADALDAVIAELRVGAHPATACATAADQSQGTARIVFARAAARARLGAEVSAGFSDSQFASPTAQIGAAWRISETHGVRLAELLAAVKSDLKERNAFESQLHAGLSGARATATILAMLPVAGIGLGEMMGAAPLWTLLSTTIGGALLAAGTLLAVSGLLWSDRILAGARC, from the coding sequence ATGAGCGCCGTCGCGTGCGGTCTTCTTGGTGCAGCTTTGTTAGCTGCACCAAGCCCTCAGCGGAGGCGACGGGTCCGGAAAGTGCTCGGACGCTGTGCCAGTGCAGGGCGGTACCGGATGCCAGCGTGGGCGCTCGCCACGCTGCTGGCCGTGGGCGCTGTCATCGTCAGTGGTGTCATTCTGGGGCTAGCTGGGCCTGCGCCCGTTTTCGCGTTATTCGCAGTGTGTGGCGTTGCCGTGAAACGTACCCAGCGCGGGATGGCCGAGCGCGCTCACCGGGCGGATATCGGACGGACCGCTGACGCACTCGACGCTGTCATCGCTGAACTGCGCGTGGGGGCGCACCCGGCGACTGCTTGCGCGACGGCAGCCGACCAGTCTCAGGGGACCGCACGAATAGTGTTCGCACGAGCAGCCGCACGTGCGCGGCTGGGCGCCGAGGTGTCGGCCGGATTCTCCGACTCCCAATTCGCCTCTCCCACAGCACAGATCGGGGCCGCGTGGCGTATTTCTGAGACCCACGGGGTTCGGCTGGCGGAGCTGCTCGCCGCGGTGAAGAGTGATCTGAAGGAACGCAACGCATTCGAATCGCAGCTCCATGCGGGACTGAGCGGGGCGCGAGCGACCGCCACAATCCTGGCCATGTTGCCCGTTGCCGGAATCGGCCTAGGCGAAATGATGGGAGCTGCACCACTCTGGACGCTCCTCTCGACGACAATTGGAGGAGCGCTACTCGCGGCGGGCACGTTGCTCGCAGTCAGCGGATTACTGTGGTCGGACAGGATCCTCGCGGGTGCGCGATGCTGA
- a CDS encoding type II secretion system F family protein encodes MLTVLALLALAAAALCWPGTYLTRVIPGPGGCAAKSRPAYAANAREGGPYGAAAVFDVFAACLRAGLSPAGAAGAVATTQQGQVAAFFGRISNLLSLGVDEETAWTSAEGNPETDAFIRAAQRSARAGTPLAEAVSELAAELRQNAKDKSAEKAQRAGVLIAGPLGLCFLPSFMCLGIAPVVLGLAYQLAQGELL; translated from the coding sequence ATGCTGACGGTGCTCGCTCTGCTCGCGCTGGCGGCAGCAGCCTTGTGCTGGCCGGGCACCTACCTCACTCGTGTTATTCCCGGTCCCGGCGGGTGCGCCGCGAAATCGCGGCCTGCCTACGCGGCCAATGCGAGGGAAGGCGGACCGTATGGTGCCGCGGCTGTCTTCGACGTCTTTGCCGCGTGTTTACGTGCGGGTCTCTCACCCGCGGGAGCGGCCGGTGCGGTCGCCACGACACAGCAGGGGCAAGTAGCTGCGTTCTTCGGCAGAATCAGCAACCTGCTGTCACTAGGTGTGGACGAAGAAACCGCCTGGACCAGTGCTGAGGGAAATCCCGAGACGGACGCCTTCATACGCGCAGCGCAACGATCCGCCAGGGCAGGAACACCACTTGCTGAGGCAGTCAGTGAACTCGCGGCTGAACTGCGGCAAAACGCGAAAGACAAGTCAGCGGAAAAAGCGCAGCGTGCGGGCGTTCTCATCGCAGGACCGCTCGGACTTTGCTTCCTCCCCTCGTTTATGTGTCTGGGGATCGCACCCGTCGTACTTGGCCTTGCGTATCAACTGGCGCAGGGTGAGCTGCTGTGA
- a CDS encoding DUF4244 domain-containing protein — protein MDETSAAATPGEEVRGSFAELIVSRLQGLQEEEGMSTVEYAIGTIAAAAFAAILYTVVTGNSVVGAMTGLIERALSTPV, from the coding sequence ATGGACGAGACTTCAGCAGCGGCCACCCCGGGAGAAGAAGTCCGCGGGAGCTTCGCCGAGCTCATAGTCAGCCGTCTTCAAGGGCTGCAAGAGGAAGAAGGCATGTCGACGGTCGAGTACGCGATCGGCACGATTGCGGCGGCCGCGTTCGCGGCAATCCTGTACACGGTGGTGACGGGGAATTCGGTGGTGGGCGCGATGACGGGGTTGATCGAGCGAGCGTTGAGCACGCCTGTGTAG
- a CDS encoding TadE family type IV pilus minor pilin, translating into MTVEAALVTVALMLTVWLCLGGVFAGLAYVRCVDTAREAALGVARGDAAAVDRARMAAPRGAAIEIVGDRGSVVTARVVARSPVLPLLTLRAESVTVIEGTVGAG; encoded by the coding sequence GTGACCGTTGAGGCGGCGCTGGTCACTGTTGCGTTGATGCTGACTGTGTGGCTGTGCCTTGGCGGTGTGTTTGCCGGGCTCGCGTATGTGCGTTGTGTTGATACGGCGCGCGAAGCAGCGCTCGGGGTTGCGCGCGGGGACGCGGCGGCGGTGGACCGTGCCCGCATGGCCGCTCCTCGCGGCGCCGCGATCGAGATCGTTGGTGACCGCGGGAGCGTGGTGACGGCTCGTGTGGTCGCGCGTTCCCCGGTGCTGCCCTTGCTGACGTTGCGCGCCGAGTCGGTGACCGTGATCGAAGGCACCGTCGGTGCGGGATGA
- a CDS encoding Rv3654c family TadE-like protein, with translation MRDEEGVATVLGAVLMLIVVLAAVAVVHYALIVGARHRAQSAADVSAVAAAESLAWLHGEPCEVAREVAKLNRSEIRGCAVAGSDVVVRVSVGLPVVLPGYRDVSASARAGPAKVRAR, from the coding sequence GTGCGGGATGAGGAGGGCGTCGCAACAGTGCTTGGGGCCGTCTTGATGCTCATCGTGGTGCTCGCCGCGGTTGCCGTGGTGCATTACGCGTTGATCGTGGGGGCGCGTCATCGTGCCCAGTCCGCGGCTGATGTGTCGGCTGTTGCGGCCGCGGAGTCGCTGGCGTGGCTGCACGGTGAACCGTGCGAGGTAGCGCGCGAGGTGGCGAAGCTGAATCGGTCTGAGATTCGCGGCTGTGCGGTCGCGGGTTCCGATGTGGTGGTGCGGGTCAGTGTTGGGCTGCCAGTGGTGTTGCCGGGATATCGCGATGTCAGCGCGTCGGCCCGTGCTGGTCCAGCAAAGGTTCGTGCCCGTTGA